GATCTCGCCGGCGCCGATATCGAGCGACACGTCGCGCACGGCGGCCACGCCGCCGTCCCGGTCACCGCTTTTGCCGCCGTTCCGGCCGGCCGTCCTGCCGAACGACTTCGACAGGCCGCGCAGCCGGATCAGCGGTTCCGCCGCCGGCAGGCTGTGTAATGCATTCATGGGATGAGGCTTTCGGATTATGAATAGGGGCTCGGCTCGGGCAGCGCGCCGGTCAGCGCATAGCGCCCCAGGTCGCGGTACTTGTAGTCGACCGGGTCGTGCAGCGTGTGCACGCGCGCGTTGCGCCAGTAGCGGTCGAAGCCGAAGCGGGCGGACGTCGACCGCGCGCCCGTCAGTTCGAACAGCTGGCTGCCGATCTCGATGGCGGCGCGGTGCGCCAGCACTTTCGCCTCGGCGCCGGCCACGGCGAGTTCGCCGCGGTCCCGCGCCGTCACGCCGTCTCCCAGCCGGAATACGCGTTCGAGTTCGCGGCCGGCATGGTCGGCCAGCACGACGGCGGGGCGCAGCAGCGTCCACAATTCGCCGTAGCGGTGCTGCACGAACGGGTCGTCCACCGCGCTGGCCACGCCGGAAGCGAACCAGGGCCGCGCCTCGCCGGCCGTGTAGTCGCGCGCGGCGGCGAACGCGCCCTCGGCGATGCCCAGGTACAGGTTCGTCATGATCAGCTGCGCGACCTGCGAGCGCACGGTGGACAGCGGCGTGGCCGCCTGGCCCGGCTGCTGCAGCACCAGGCCCACCGGCAGCAGCGTGCCGTGGAACTGCACGGTGCCGCTGTCGGTCTGCTTCTGGCCGAACGCATCCCAGTCGGCCCGCACGTCCACGCCGTCGGCGCCGGTCGGCAGCACGCCGATCAGCGACGATTGCGTCGGTTCGTGCCAGGCCGAGATCGTCAGCCAGTCCGAGCCGACCGAGCCCGAGGCGAAACTCTTCGTGCCGTCGAGGATGAAGTCGCCTTTCGCGTCGGTGGCGGCCAGCCGGCGGTCCAGCGGATTCAGGGCATTGCCCCAGAACAGGTTGTCGTCGACGCTGGCATGCAGCAGGTGGCGCTGCTGTTGCTGGGTGCCGTATAACTGGATGCCGGCCAGTTGCAGGTGGTGGAATGCGAAGACATGGGCCAGCGCGCTGTCGGCCCGCGCCAGGATGCGCACCGCCTGCAGGGTGGTGTCCCAGCCGGCGCCCTGGCCGCCGAAGTCGGCCGGGATCGACAGCGTGAGCAGGCCGGATGCGCGGATCAGCTGGCGCTCGTGGCGCGCGTGGCCGCCGGCCGCATCGCGTTCGACCGCCGTGGCGGCCAGTTCGGCGGCCAGCGACGCGGCGACGGCGAGCGGATCGGCATGCTGCAGGGCGGGTTCGGGTGCGTTCATGGGTATACGAAGGAATGACAATGAAAAAAATGACAGCGCGGCCAGTATTGCGCCCGGCCCAAGTGTCAGTCCACGAAGAAAAGCACGCTTCCATATGCGATAAAGTCATGTTGAGAAAATCACATATCGAAGTGCGAAACCATTCGTTCTGTAACCGGTGGCGCTGCCGTAGCCTTGCTGACATTGAATTGTTATATCAACTGGCAAAAGAAGGCGAACATCCATGAGCATCCTCCTGATTTCCGGCAGCCCCGCGGTACCTTCCTCGTCGAGCCGCCTGCTGCACCACATCGGCGACAAGCTGGCCGCCCACGGCTACCGCACCACCCGCCTGAACGTGCGCGACCTGCCGGCGCAGGCACTGCTCGCCGCCGACAACACCGACGCCGTGATCCGCGCGGCGCTGGCGGAAGTGGCCGAGGCGCATGCCGTGATCGTCGCGACGCCTGTCTACAAGGCCGCCTATTCCGGCGTGCTGAAAGCCTTCCTGGACCTGCTGCCGCAGAACGGCCTGGCCGGCAAGATCGTGCTGCCGGTGGCCACCGGCGGCAGCCAGTCGCATCTGCTGGCGCTCGACTACGCGCTGCGCCCGGTGCTGCATGCGCTGGAAGCGGACCAGGTGCTGACCAGCATCTACGCCACCTCGCAGCAGGTGCAGTGGAGCGAGCACGAAGGCGTGCTGCTGGCGCCGGAGATCGCCGTGCGCGTGGCCGCCGGCGTGGCCGTGCTGGACCGTGCGCTCGGCTACCGCACCGCGGCCGAGGAGGCCGAGCGCGCGTCCGTGCGTTCGCTGCAGGATCATCCGTACACGTCGCAGGCCGCATGATGGCGCAACAACATAAACTCCTGGCCCGCCGCCGCACGATCGGCCTGTTGCTGTCCACCGCCTTCGCCGCCGGGTTTTCCGGGCTGGCGCCTGGCCTGGCGCACGCGCAGGCGGCGAAGGTGGTGCGCATCGGTTACCAGAAATACGGCACGCTGACCTTGCTGAAAGGCCGCGGCACGCTGGAAAAGCGCCTGGCGCAGCAGGGCGTGACGGTGCAGTGGACCGAGTTCCCGGCCGGCCCGCAGCTGCTCGAAGGCCTCAATGTCGGCAGCATCGACTTCGGCACGGTGGGCGAGGCGCCGCCGATCTTCGCGCAGGCCGCGGGCGCCGCCCTGGTCTACGTGGGCAACGAGCCGCCGTCGCCGCACAGCGAGGCGATCGTCGTTCCGAAGGATTCGAAGCTCACCAGCGTCGCCCAGCTGAAGGGCAAGCGTGTGGCGCTGAACAAGGGATCGAACGTGCATTACCTGCTGCTGCGGGCGCTGGAACAGGCCGGCGTGGCGTACAAGGATATCCAGCCGGTCTACCTGCCGCCGGCCGACGCCCGCGCCGCGTTCGAGCGCGGTTCGGTGGACGCGTGGGTGATCTGGGATCCGTTCTTCGCCGCCGCGCAGAAGCAGATCGGCGCCCGCGTGCTGGTCGACGGCAAGGGCCTGGTCTCCAACCACCAGTTCTACCTCGCCGCGCGCGACTGGGCGCGCGGCAACCCGGCGCTGCAGCAGATCCTGCTCGAGGAAATCGCCAAGGTCGACGACTGGGGGCGCGACAACGCCAGGGAAGTCTCGGCGATCCTGTCCGCGCAGACCGGGCTCGATCCGGCCGTCGTCGAACTGGCCGCGTCGCGCTACAGCTACGGCGTGAAACCCGTGTCGGACGCGGTGCTGCGCGAACAGCAGAAGATCGCCGATGCCTTCGCCGGTTTGAAGCTGATCCCGAAACCCATCGTCATCAAGGATGCCGTGCTGGCATCGGCAAAGTAAGCGGCGCAGCCAGGCGCTCGCCGCCGGCTGGCCGCGGAAGCAGTCAAGCATAAATATTCAGGAGTTTCATCCATGTCGTTGAATTTGTTCTGGTTCATTCCCACCCACGGCGACAGCCGTTACCTTGGCACGTCGAAAGGCGCCCGCGCCGTCGATGCCGACTACCTCCGGCAGGTGGCCGTGGCGGCCGACACGCTGGGCTACGACGGCGTGCTCCTGCCCACAGGGCGCTCGTGCGAAGATGCCTGGGTAGTCGCATCGTCGCTCATTCACGCGACGAAGAACCTGAAGTTCCTCGTCGCCGTGCGACCGGGGCTCTCCACGCCCGGCCTGGCGGTGCGCATGGCATCCACGTTCGACCGGCTGTCGAACGGCCGGCTCCTGATCAACGTCGTCACCGGTGGCGATCCCACCGAACTGGCAGCCGACGGCCTGACGGCCGATCACGCCGAGCGCTACGAGATCTCGGATGAATTCATCCGTATCTGGCGCGGCGCGCTGTCGGGAGAAGGCGGCGATGCCGGCTTCGACTTCGAGGGCAAGCACCTGCAGGTGAAAGGCGCCAGGACACTGTACCCGCCGGTGCAGAAACCTTACCCGCCGCTGTACTTCGGCGGCTCGTCGGAGGCGGCGCACGAGCTGGCGGCCGAGCAGATGGACGTGTACCTGACGTGGGGCGAACCGCCCGCCGCCGTGGCGGAGAAGATCGCCGATATCCGCCGCCGCGCCGCCGAGCATGGCCGCACCGTGAAGTTCGGCATCCGGCTGCACGTGATCGTGCGCGAAACGAACGAGGAGGCATGGCAGGCGGCCGACAAGCTGATCTCGCACCTGGACGACGACGTGATCGCCAAGGCGCAGGCCTCGTTCGCCCGCATGGATTCGGAAGGCCAGCGCCGCATGGCCGCGCTGCACGGCGGCCGGCGCGACAAGCTGGAAGTGTCGCCGAACCTGTGGGCTGGCGTGGGCCTGGTGCGCGGCGGTGCCGGCACGGCGCTGGTGGGCGATGCCGAAACGGTGGTGGCGCGCATCCGCGAATACGCCGATCTCGGCATCGAGACGTTCATCTTCTCGGGCTATCCGCACCTGGAGGAATCGTATCGCTTCGCCGAGCTGGTGTTCCCGCTGCTGAAGGATGGGAAAGTGCGGGGGAAAGAGCAGGGCGAAGTGTCGATCACCGGGCCGTTCGGCGAAGTGATGGCTACCGATATCGTGCCGAAGAAGGCGGCGTGACATGAATAGCGCCGCTATCGCAAATACACTGGCCGCGGCCGGGCGGGCACCGTCGCGGGCCTGGGCCCGCGTGCGCTCGGCGCTGGCACCCTGGCTGCTGCCGATCGTGCTGCTGCTGGCATGGGAAGTGTCGGCCCGCGCCGGCTGGCTGTCGAGCCGCATCCTGCCCGAGCCGCTGGCCGTGGCCACCGCGTTCTGGACGCTGGCCGCGTCCGGCGAGCTGTGGGAGCATCTGAGCACGAGCCTGTGGCGCGCCGCTTCCGGCTTTGCCGTCGGCGCCGGCCTCGGCCTCGCGCTCGGCCTGCTGACGGGCAGCTTCCGCCAGGCCGAAACGCTGCTCGACACCACGCTGCAGATGGTGCGCAACATTCCGGCGCTGGCGCTGATTCCGCTGGTGATCCTGTGGTTCGGCATCGACGAGACGGCCAAGCTCTTCCTGCTGGCGGTCGGCGTGTTCTTCCCCGTGTACCTGAATACCTTCCACGGCATCCGCGCCACGGACGCGGGCCTGATCGAAATGGCGAAAAGCTACGGCCTGAAGGGCTGGCCGCTGTACCGCGACGTGATCCTGCCGGGCGCGCTGCCGTCGATCCTGGTCGGCGTGCGCTTCTCGCTGGGCCTCGTCTGGGTGCTGCTGATCGTGGCGGAAACGATTTCCGCGCAGGCCGGCATCGGCTACATGACGATGAACGCGCGCGAATTCCTGCAGACCGACGTGGTGCTCGTCGGGATCCTGCTGTACGCGATCCTCGGCAAGCTGGCCGACCTGGTGGCCCGCGCGCTGGAACGCCGGCTGCTCCGCTGGAATCCGGCTTATAGCTGAACTTTAGCTGAACCCAAGCTGAACCCGGCTGAACCATCGCTGAATCATCACTGAAAGAACAATATGCTGCATGCGACCTTACCCCTCGATACCGAACCGTTCGCGTTCACCCCGGAGCCCGTGGAAGCGGCACCGGCACGCCGGCCGCTGCAGCGCCAGGGCGTGGGCGTGCACCTGCAGGGGCTGACCAAATCGTTCGGCGAACGCCGCGTGCTCGATGGCATCGGGCTGGAACTGAAGGCGGGCGAATTCGTCGCCATCGTTGGCCGCAGCGGTTGCGGCAAGAGCACGCTGCTGCGCACGATCGCCGGCCTCGATGCGGTCGACGGCGGCCGCATCACGGTCGGCAACGGTGTCGCCAGGGATGCGCAGCGCGACGGACCGCCGCTGCGGATGATGTTCCAGGAAGCGCGCCTGCTGCCATGGAAGACGGTGCTGGAAAACGTCGCCCTCGGCTTGCCGAACGGCCTGCACGCCGCAGCCGGCGCGCTGGCCGCCGTGGGCCTCGCCGACCGCGCCGACGCCTGGCCGGCGCAGCTTTCCGGCGGCCAGCGGCAGCGCGTGGCCCTGGCCCGTGCACTCGTGCACGAGCCGTCGCTGCTGCTACTCGACGAACCGCTCGGCGCACTCGATGCGCTGACCCGGATCGAGATGCAGCAACTGATCGAATCGCTGTGGCGGCAGCGCGGCTTCACCGCCGTGCTGGTCACGCACGACGTGCAGGAAGCGGTGGCGCTGGCCGACCGCGTGCTGCTGATCGAGGACGGCCGCATCACGCTGGACCTCGCCGTCGACCTGCCACGGCCCCGCACGCGCGGCAACCCGGCGTTCGCCGCGCTGGAAGAAAAGCTGCTGGACCGGCTGCTGGCCCGCTGACCTTCTCGGTACGATACGGTTGAGCCCGTGTCACTTTGGTGCCAGGCACCAAAGTGACACGGGCTCAACCGTAGCCGCAGTGCTCGCAACACGCCACGCTTCACTCCCCAACCCGGTAGCTCCCGCCTTTGCCATTTGGCAGATGTGAATACGGCCGCGCGCCGGCTATCATGCATTCACTTCCGGCGAGTACTGCACTATCGATTAATTCGATAACACAACGGTAAATTTTCCGTTTTACTTCTTCTCCCGGTCGCGGACATAATGCCGCATCGATAACTTGCATCGACAACCACCGGAGAAATACAACCATGAAAAAACTGATCGCCCTCGTACTCGCCGCCGGCTTCTCGACCGCCGCCCTGGCCGCGCCTGAAACCTACGTGATCGACGATTCGCACACGTTCGCGCGCTTCTCGTACAGCCACCTGGGGTTCTCGACGCAGGAAAGTCGTTTCGACAGCACCAAGGGCAAGATCACGCTGGACCGCGCCGCCAAGACCGGTTCCACCGAGATCACGATCGACACCAATTCGGTGAACACCGGTAATGCCACCTTCAACAGCCACCTGAAAGGCGCGGACTTCTTCGACGTGGCGAAATTCCCCACGATCACGTTCAAGTCGACCAAGTTCAATTTCAGCGGCGACGCGCTGGCGTCGGTGGACGGCAACCTGACGATCAAGGGCGTCACCAAGCCGGTGAACCTGAAGATCACGTCGTTCAAGTGCCAGCCGCACCCGATGGCCAAGAAGGATGCCTGCGGCGCCAACGCGACCGCCACGATCAAGCGTTCCGAATTCAACGCCGGCAAATACGCGCCGAACGTGAGCGATGACGTGACGCTGACGTTCTCCGTGGAAGCCATCAAGGAATAAGCGCCAGGCAGTCACCGCCTGGCCCGGCGGGCAGCGGTCGCCCGGCAATTTTTGCTGTAATTGGTACAGCGCCACACAAGGAAAAAAAGCATGAAGCGACTGATGCTCGCTGCCGCCATCGCGGCGGCAGGGACGAACACATCCATGGCGACCGACCTGATCGTCACCAACGCCAAGGTGGCGACGATGGTCAAGGAAGGGCAGTTCGCCCAGGCCGTGGCGATCGACAACGGCAAGATCTCGGCGGTGGGCACCAATGCCCAGGTGCTGAAGAAGAAAACCGCCAACACCCAGGTGATCGACGCCGGCGGGCGCACGGTGATACCCGGCCTGAATGACTCCCACCTGCACATCATCCGCGAAGGCCTGAACTACAACGCCGAGCTGCGCTGGGACGGCGTCACGTCGCTCAAGCGCGCGCTGGAAATGCTCAGGGAGCAGGCCGCCCGCACGCCCGATGGCCAGTGGATCAAGGTGGTCGGCGGCTGGAACGAATACCAGTTCGACGAAAAGCGCCTGCCCACGCTGGCCGAAATCAACGAAGCGGTGCCGGACAAGCCCGTGTTCCTGCTGTACCTGTACGGCCTGGGTTTCCTGAACAAGAAGGGCGTCGAGACGCTCGGCTACGATGCGACAACGCGGTACAAGGAAGGCGTCGTCGAGCTGGGCGCGGACGGCAAGCCCACGGGCCTGCTGGTCGCCAAGCCGAACGCGCTGATCCTGTATTCCACGCTGGCCAGGACGGGCATGTTGCCGCGCGACCAGCA
Above is a window of Pseudoduganella dura DNA encoding:
- a CDS encoding acyl-CoA dehydrogenase family protein produces the protein MNAPEPALQHADPLAVAASLAAELAATAVERDAAGGHARHERQLIRASGLLTLSIPADFGGQGAGWDTTLQAVRILARADSALAHVFAFHHLQLAGIQLYGTQQQQRHLLHASVDDNLFWGNALNPLDRRLAATDAKGDFILDGTKSFASGSVGSDWLTISAWHEPTQSSLIGVLPTGADGVDVRADWDAFGQKQTDSGTVQFHGTLLPVGLVLQQPGQAATPLSTVRSQVAQLIMTNLYLGIAEGAFAAARDYTAGEARPWFASGVASAVDDPFVQHRYGELWTLLRPAVVLADHAGRELERVFRLGDGVTARDRGELAVAGAEAKVLAHRAAIEIGSQLFELTGARSTSARFGFDRYWRNARVHTLHDPVDYKYRDLGRYALTGALPEPSPYS
- the ssuE gene encoding NADPH-dependent FMN reductase; protein product: MSILLISGSPAVPSSSSRLLHHIGDKLAAHGYRTTRLNVRDLPAQALLAADNTDAVIRAALAEVAEAHAVIVATPVYKAAYSGVLKAFLDLLPQNGLAGKIVLPVATGGSQSHLLALDYALRPVLHALEADQVLTSIYATSQQVQWSEHEGVLLAPEIAVRVAAGVAVLDRALGYRTAAEEAERASVRSLQDHPYTSQAA
- a CDS encoding sulfonate ABC transporter substrate-binding protein, with protein sequence MMAQQHKLLARRRTIGLLLSTAFAAGFSGLAPGLAHAQAAKVVRIGYQKYGTLTLLKGRGTLEKRLAQQGVTVQWTEFPAGPQLLEGLNVGSIDFGTVGEAPPIFAQAAGAALVYVGNEPPSPHSEAIVVPKDSKLTSVAQLKGKRVALNKGSNVHYLLLRALEQAGVAYKDIQPVYLPPADARAAFERGSVDAWVIWDPFFAAAQKQIGARVLVDGKGLVSNHQFYLAARDWARGNPALQQILLEEIAKVDDWGRDNAREVSAILSAQTGLDPAVVELAASRYSYGVKPVSDAVLREQQKIADAFAGLKLIPKPIVIKDAVLASAK
- the ssuD gene encoding FMNH2-dependent alkanesulfonate monooxygenase, encoding MSLNLFWFIPTHGDSRYLGTSKGARAVDADYLRQVAVAADTLGYDGVLLPTGRSCEDAWVVASSLIHATKNLKFLVAVRPGLSTPGLAVRMASTFDRLSNGRLLINVVTGGDPTELAADGLTADHAERYEISDEFIRIWRGALSGEGGDAGFDFEGKHLQVKGARTLYPPVQKPYPPLYFGGSSEAAHELAAEQMDVYLTWGEPPAAVAEKIADIRRRAAEHGRTVKFGIRLHVIVRETNEEAWQAADKLISHLDDDVIAKAQASFARMDSEGQRRMAALHGGRRDKLEVSPNLWAGVGLVRGGAGTALVGDAETVVARIREYADLGIETFIFSGYPHLEESYRFAELVFPLLKDGKVRGKEQGEVSITGPFGEVMATDIVPKKAA
- the ssuC gene encoding aliphatic sulfonate ABC transporter permease SsuC translates to MNSAAIANTLAAAGRAPSRAWARVRSALAPWLLPIVLLLAWEVSARAGWLSSRILPEPLAVATAFWTLAASGELWEHLSTSLWRAASGFAVGAGLGLALGLLTGSFRQAETLLDTTLQMVRNIPALALIPLVILWFGIDETAKLFLLAVGVFFPVYLNTFHGIRATDAGLIEMAKSYGLKGWPLYRDVILPGALPSILVGVRFSLGLVWVLLIVAETISAQAGIGYMTMNAREFLQTDVVLVGILLYAILGKLADLVARALERRLLRWNPAYS
- a CDS encoding ATP-binding cassette domain-containing protein, whose amino-acid sequence is MLHATLPLDTEPFAFTPEPVEAAPARRPLQRQGVGVHLQGLTKSFGERRVLDGIGLELKAGEFVAIVGRSGCGKSTLLRTIAGLDAVDGGRITVGNGVARDAQRDGPPLRMMFQEARLLPWKTVLENVALGLPNGLHAAAGALAAVGLADRADAWPAQLSGGQRQRVALARALVHEPSLLLLDEPLGALDALTRIEMQQLIESLWRQRGFTAVLVTHDVQEAVALADRVLLIEDGRITLDLAVDLPRPRTRGNPAFAALEEKLLDRLLAR
- a CDS encoding YceI family protein, translated to MKKLIALVLAAGFSTAALAAPETYVIDDSHTFARFSYSHLGFSTQESRFDSTKGKITLDRAAKTGSTEITIDTNSVNTGNATFNSHLKGADFFDVAKFPTITFKSTKFNFSGDALASVDGNLTIKGVTKPVNLKITSFKCQPHPMAKKDACGANATATIKRSEFNAGKYAPNVSDDVTLTFSVEAIKE